In one Culex quinquefasciatus strain JHB chromosome 2, VPISU_Cqui_1.0_pri_paternal, whole genome shotgun sequence genomic region, the following are encoded:
- the LOC6041302 gene encoding lathosterol oxidase, with amino-acid sequence MVTNVSSESKNLHRNPLLEGVRWSEKYSVQLSVVWNILPKYLKNLFICVAILLFATVLKGDWIVIGVHLWKQFWERESQLASDGNPVHSILTDYGLDGLSYFIVSAVLGSYLIYFAIGGFIHWYFYINRRDKAHEWKCQPEKFLSPELELHEILVGASSLLIVSILSGFVACYALNGGKGLTIYYGWNEYGWLWFALQFVAIFVYQDYTTYWVHRIFHWPWLYRNFHKLHHTYKQPTAFSVTASHPVEIIFTQLVMLVPIVTVPIHWAPFYVVVVYAYCHGILGHSGVNFKSFWWQPWQPDTIFHDNHHQYFHVNFGFNIYYWDILHGTYRQKDRVYSESIFYGQGKGLDEVSEKVLLSDMIERNLENPQAYRNSFHRYKLDEHDMAKFVVNNKVKTN; translated from the exons ATGGTTACTAACGTGAGTTCTGAGtcgaaaaatttacatcgcAACCCTCTGCTGGAGGGAGTTCGGTGGTCGGAAAAGTATTCAGTACAGTTGAGTGTAGTTTGGAATATATtaccaaaatatttgaaaaatctctTCATTTGTGTTGCCATTCTTTTGTTTGCAACTGTTTTGaaag GTGATTGGATCGTTATCGGTGTGCACTTGTGGAAGCAATTTTGGGAGCGTGAATCACAACTTGCGAGCGATGGCAATCCGGTGCATTCCATATTGACCGATTACGGACTTGATGGATTGTCGTACTTTATAGTATCAGCCGTTTTGGGATCTTATCTCATCTACTTTGCCATCGGTGGATTCATTCAT TGGTACTTTTATATCAACCGACGGGATAAAGCTCACGAGTGGAAATGCCAGCCGGAAAAGTTTCTGTCTCCCGAGTTGGAGCTTCACGAAATACTGGTTGGTGCGTCCTCTCTGCTGATTGTGAGCATTCTTTCCGGTTTTGTCGCCTGTTATGCTCTGAATGGAGGAAAAGGGCTTACCATCTACTATGGCTGGAACGAGTATGGGTGGCTTTGGTTCGCGTTACAGTTCGTGGCAATCTTCGTATATCAG GATTACACAACATATTGGGTTCACCGGATCTTTCACTGGCCCTGGCTGTACAGGAATTTCCACAAGCTCCATCATACGTACAAGCAACCGACGGCATTCTCAGTAACGGCCAGCCATCCAGTGGAGATTATTTTCACTCAACTTGTAATGCTTGTACCGATTGTCACTGTTCCGATCCACTGGG CTCCATTCTACGTCGTTGTGGTTTATGCCTATTGCCATGGGATTCTAGGTCACTCCGGTGTTAATTTCAAATCCTTCTGGTGGCAACCATGGCAGCCGGATACCATCTTTCATGACAACCATCACCAGTACTTCCACGTCAACTTTGGATTCAACATCTACTACTGGGACATTCTGCACGGGACGTATCGCCAGAAGGACCGTGTCTATTCGGAGAGCATTTTTTACGGCCAGGGGAAGGGACTGGACGAGGTGTCCGAGAAGGTCCTGCTTTCCGATATGATCGAGAGGAATTTGGAAAATCCGCAAGCATACCGCAACAGCTTTCACCGCTACAAACTGGACGAACATGACATGGCTAAATTCGTCGTGAACAATAAAGTTAAAACAAATTAG